From the Plodia interpunctella isolate USDA-ARS_2022_Savannah chromosome 5, ilPloInte3.2, whole genome shotgun sequence genome, one window contains:
- the Atac1 gene encoding ZZ-type zinc finger-containing protein 3, producing the protein MENLDITESENIESDGEFAFETDHLVLRGNKDYCELLKYIVKLEAQKVNALKDIEQLAEAESKALADPLKFVEDLKSGKARFPPRPTLADMPNIDWNQYGIDPSMFDSDGIMDTKPNPDELDTIKVRGRKFTDSKPETFNQLWSCEEQKRLEELLEIYPEEPIEARRYKKIARDLGTRTPIQVMCRIQKYFAKLAKAGLPIPGRAPKRVTRDKNKSIFYKKSTFFPQLHVPVKMEDLDSNDTQESYAPNDNKNSIKFKLGLLKLAKEQRILDETAPVYQTKTMCVGCQKSGFLGARWTDNAGTDYCTDCVVKLLPAERLIPVREISN; encoded by the coding sequence ATGGAGAATTTAGATATAACAGAGTCTGAAAACATAGAATCTGATGGGGAATTTGCATTTGAGACTGACCACCTTGTGCTGCGAGGCAACAAAGATTACTGTGAACTACTTAAGTACATTGTCAAACTAGAGGCACAGAAAGTGAATGCATTGAAAGACATTGAGCAGCTCGCGGAGGCTGAGAGCAAAGCCCTAGCAGACccattaaaatttgttgaagATTTAAAATCAGGTAAGGCTAGGTTTCCACCTCGACCAACATTGGCTGATATGCCTAATATAGATTGGAATCAATATGGTATTGATCCGTCAATGTTTGACAGTGATGGAATTATGGATACGAAGCCCAACCCTGATGAATTAGACACCATAAAGGTGAGAGGCAGGAAGTTTACTGACAGTAAACCTGAGACATTCAACCAATTATGGTCATGTGAGGAACAAAAGAGATTAGAAGAACTTCTAGAGATTTACCCAGAAGAACCCATTGAGGCACGGAGATATAAGAAAATAGCAAGAGATTTAGGAACTCGAACACCAATTCAAGTCATGTGTAGGATTCAGAAGTATTTTGCTAAATTGGCTAAAGCTGGCTTACCAATCCCTGGTAGAGCACCAAAACGTGTGACtagagataaaaataagtcaatattttacaagaagTCTACATTCTTTCCTCAATTGCATGTTCCAGTTAAAATGGAAGATTTAGACAGTAATGATACTCAAGAAAGTTATGCACCTAATGACaacaaaaatagtattaaattcaaattaggGTTGCTAAAATTAGCAAAGGAGCAGAGGATATTAGATGAGACTGCACCTGTATATCAGACTAAAACAATGTGTGTGGGCTGTCAGAAGTCTGGGTTTCTTGGCGCAAGGTGGACAGACAATGCTGGGACTGACTACTGTACGGATTGTGTGGTCAAACTGTTACCTGCAGAGAGATTGATCCCTGTGAGAGAAATCTCCAATTAA